The Pogona vitticeps strain Pit_001003342236 chromosome 6, PviZW2.1, whole genome shotgun sequence genome contains a region encoding:
- the KAT8 gene encoding histone acetyltransferase KAT8 has product MAAAGGPGAGEGASASAADEGGGGGDRGSPPGSDPRRLGPGGREEEEAPGQGSAGGATGQSLPPSSPPPREAEVTVEIGETYLCRRGDGTWHSAEVIQSRINEQENREEFYVHYVGFNRRLDEWVDKNRLALTKTVKDAVQKNTDQYMNELSEQPERKITRNQKRKHDEINHVQKTYAEMDPTTAALEKEHEAITKVKYVDKIHIGNYEIDAWYFSPFPEDYGKQPKLWICEYCLKYMKFEKTYRYHLGQCQWRQPPGKEIYRKNNISVYEVDGKDHKIYCQNLCLLAKLFLDHKTLYFDVEPFVFYILTEVDRQGAHIVGYFSKEKESPDGNNVACILTLPPYQRRGYGKFLIAFSYELSKLESTVGSPEKPLSDLGKLSYRSYWSWVLLEILRDFRGTLSIKDLSQMTSITQNDIISTLQSLNMVKYWKGQHVICVTPKLVEEHLKSAQYKKPPITVDSLCLRWAPPKHKQAKISKK; this is encoded by the exons ATGGCAGCGGCTGGGGGGCCCGGCGCGGGCGAAGGGGCCTCCGCTTCCGCCGCCGACGAAGGCGGCGGGGGTGGAGACAGGGGGAGCCCCCCCGGCTCGGACCCACGACGCCTGGGGCCGGGGGGGCGAGAAGAAGAGGAGGCGCCGGGACAAGGCAGCGCGGGAGGGGCGACCGGGCAAAGCCTCCCGCCCTCGTCCCCGCCCCCCCGCGAGGCCGAGGTCACCGTGGAGATCGGAGAGACCTACCTTTGTCGGCGAGGGGACGGGACGTGGC ACTCTGCAGAGGTGATCCAGTCTCGAATCAATGAGCAAGAAAACAGGGAAGAGTTCTATGTGCACTATGTTGGAT TCAACCGCCGTCTGGATGAGTGGGTGGATAAGAACCGCCTGGCCCTCACCAAGACCGTCAAAGATGCAGTGCAGAAGAACACTGATCAGTACATGAACGAGCTCTCTGAGCAGCCAGAACGCAAGATCACTCGCAACCAGAAGCGCAAACATGATGAGATCAACCATGTGCAAAAG ACTTACGCTGAGATGGATCCCACAACAGCAGCTTTGGAGAAAGAACACGAAGCC ATCACCAAGGTGAAATATGTGGACAAGATACATATCGGGAACTATGAGATTGATGCTTGGTACTTCTCACCTTTCCCCGAAGACTACGGGAAACAGCCCAAGCTGTGGATCTGCGAGTACTGCCTCAAGTATATGAAGTTTGAGAAGACTTACCGCTATCACCTT gGACAGTGTCAGTGGAGGCAGCCACCAGGGAAAGAGATCTACCGCAAGAATAATATCTCAGTGTATGAGGTGGATGGCAAAGATCACAAG ATTTACTGCCAGAATTTGTGTCTCTTGGCCAAGCTGTTCCTGGACCATAAGACCCTCTATTTTGACGTGGAGCCCTTTGTCTTCTATATCCTCACCGAGGTCGACAGGCAAGGGGCCCACATCGTGGGCTACTTTTCCAAG gAGAAAGAATCGCCAGATGGCAACAACGTGGCCTGCATCCTCACCTTGCCACCATACCAGAGGCGGGGTTATGGGAAGTTCCTCATTGCTTTCA GCTACGAACTCTCAAAGCTGGAAAGCACTGTGGGCTCCCCAGAGAAGCCCCTCTCAGATCTGGGCAAGCTGAGCTACCGTAGCTATTGGTCCTGGGTGCTGCTGGAAATCCTCCGGGATTTCCGGGGCACTCTCTCCATCAAAGATCTCAG CCAAATGACAAGCATCACACAGAATGACATCATCAGTACTTTGCAGTCCCTAAACATGGTCAAGTACTGGAAGGGACAACATGTCATCTGCGTCACCCCCAAGCTGGTTGAAGAACACCTCAAAAGTGCCCAGTATAAGAAGCCTCCCATCACAG TTGATTCCCTCTGCCTGCGATGGGCGCCACCCAAACACAAGCAAGCCAAGATTTCCAAGAAGTGA